TTAAGTTACAAAATTTACAGCTGCATTTCGTAGGCCGCAATATATGACAAGCAATCTTACTTGCCGGTTGAACCAAAGCCGCCCCGGTCGGACTCCTCCAGGGAGCTGCAGGCCACGAATTCTAAGCGGGGCTGGTGGGCCATGATCCGGAACTGGCAGATTCGGCTGCCTCTGGGGATGAATGTGTTGCGGGTGGCATAGACCGGCATCCGCCACTCATCGCCGCTGCCCCGGTAGGACCAGTCCACCACACCCATGGAGTTGGTCTGCAAAATGCCGTAGTTCTTAAACGTGGAGCTGCGGGGCACGATATGGGCCTCGTAGCCCTCCGGCAGGGCCACGGCGATCCCAAGGGGGATCAGCCGGAACTCCCCGGCGGAAAGGGTCACGTCCTCCGCCGCGGCCAGGTCGATCCAGTCGGATTTTCCCTCCACATAGCAAAGCCGGGGGGAGTCGTCTGAAAAATATTTGACGTGAATGGTCTCCATAAAGTTTCTCCTTGTATCAGCAAGCTCAGACCGATTCTGCAAACATGCAGAAAATTCTGTTTCAACTGATTGTAAATCGTATTATATAAATAAAATATTACTAAAAGTTTCCAAAAAAGGCCGCGTGCGGGAGAGCCGCATTCGCCTGAAGATGCCGGTTAGTCCACTC
This window of the Dysosmobacter acutus genome carries:
- a CDS encoding dUTP diphosphatase, yielding METIHVKYFSDDSPRLCYVEGKSDWIDLAAAEDVTLSAGEFRLIPLGIAVALPEGYEAHIVPRSSTFKNYGILQTNSMGVVDWSYRGSGDEWRMPVYATRNTFIPRGSRICQFRIMAHQPRLEFVACSSLEESDRGGFGSTGK